AGTCCCCAAGGGCTGGCGCGGGCAGACTTTGGCGACTCGGCTACAGTGCCGCTGTGTGACTGGCGGGCGGTGACGGTGCCGGGGGCGGTGTCGGGCTGGCGATTGCTCTGGCAGCGGTGGGGCCAGATCCCCTTCGAGCAATTGTTTGAACCTGCGATTCGCTATGCGGAACAGGGCTTTCCGGTGTCGCCAGAGACAGCGCGGGCATGGCAACGGGCAGAGCGGGTGTTTTTGCCGCTGCAAGGGAAAGAATTTGAGCCGTTCAAGCGGGTGTTTTTTGCGGGCGATCGCGCTCCTAGAGCGGGCGAAATTTGGCGCAGCGAGGGCCATGCCAGAACCCTGCGGGCGATCGCCCAATCCGGCGGCGAGGCATTTTACACCGGCGAGTTGGCCCAGAACCTCACCCGCTTTGCTGCCAGCACGGGCGGATTTTTGACGCTGGCAGATCTGGAAAGTCATACCGCCGACTGGGTTACGCCAATTTCGACGACCTACCGCGACCTGACGGTGTGGGAACCGCCGCCCAACGGCCAGGGCATCGCCGCACTGATGGCGCTCAACATTCTGGAAGGCGTTGACCTGGGGCGCTATCCCCGCGATTCGGCCGACAGTTTCCATTGGCAAATCGAGGCGATGAAGCTGGCCTTTGCCGATGCCTATCGCTACGTTGCCGATTCGCGCAGTCTGGAATTTGACCCGGCGCGGCTGCTGGACAAGGGCTACGCGGGCGATCGCCGTTCCCTCATTGCCGACACCGCCCTGCCCCTGGCAAAACCCGGCATCCCCAAAGGCGGCACGGTGTTCCTCGTGGCTGCGGAACCCGACCTGATGGTGTCCTTCATCCAGTCCAACTACGAAGGCTTTGGCAGCGGCATCTTAATCCCCAATACGGGCATCGCCCTGCACAATCGCGGCGCGGGCTTCACGCTGGAACCAGGACACCCCAACGACTATGCCCCCAGCAAGCGCCCGTTTCACACGATTATCCCCGGCTTTTTGACCCGCAACGGACAGCCGCTCGGCCCCTTCGGCGTGATGGGCGCACCCATGCAGCCCCAGGGCCATGTGCAGGTAGTGGTGAACTTGACCGACTACGGCATGAACCCCCAAGCTGCGCTGGATGCTCCCCGCTGGCGCTTCCTGCGGGACAACCAGGTGCTGCTGGAACAGGCCGTGCCGCCTTCTGTGGTGCGAGCGTTGGGCGATCGCCATCATGCAGTCCAGGTCAGCGCCGAAGTCAGCCAGTTTGGTAAAGGGCAAATTATCTTGAAGCACGGCAGCACCCTGATCGCCGCCACGGAACCCAGGGCAGATGGCGTGGCGATCGCCCTTTAGGAAGAAGGGAGAAGAAAAAACGAAGAACGAAGAGCGAAGAACGAAGAGCGAAGAACGAAGAACGAAAAGGGTTGGGGTATTTCCGTCTGTCCATCGCCTCTGCAATTCACGTTATTATGCAAGTACAAGCTTAAAGTTTTGTAAACGACTGCGCTTGGGCAGCCACTCGCGATTGTCTCAGGAGGCAACTGCACTAGAGCCAGCGCCATCGTCACGGGTTGACAGCAGTGCTAACTATTTGGCAGCTAGCCGGCCGGTCGTTGCTCCGCTTTACTAGCCCGTCCCCCCACTCCTACCCTTAACGCGCCTTGACTCCAG
The Thermoleptolyngbya sichuanensis A183 DNA segment above includes these coding regions:
- a CDS encoding gamma-glutamyltransferase family protein, coding for MTLTHYPYPSGRRVIMGQRCAMATSQPLATMAGAEMIWAGGNAVDAALAMAIALTVVEPTSNGIGADAFALVWDGQLHGLNASGRSPQGLARADFGDSATVPLCDWRAVTVPGAVSGWRLLWQRWGQIPFEQLFEPAIRYAEQGFPVSPETARAWQRAERVFLPLQGKEFEPFKRVFFAGDRAPRAGEIWRSEGHARTLRAIAQSGGEAFYTGELAQNLTRFAASTGGFLTLADLESHTADWVTPISTTYRDLTVWEPPPNGQGIAALMALNILEGVDLGRYPRDSADSFHWQIEAMKLAFADAYRYVADSRSLEFDPARLLDKGYAGDRRSLIADTALPLAKPGIPKGGTVFLVAAEPDLMVSFIQSNYEGFGSGILIPNTGIALHNRGAGFTLEPGHPNDYAPSKRPFHTIIPGFLTRNGQPLGPFGVMGAPMQPQGHVQVVVNLTDYGMNPQAALDAPRWRFLRDNQVLLEQAVPPSVVRALGDRHHAVQVSAEVSQFGKGQIILKHGSTLIAATEPRADGVAIAL